In Halobacterium sp. R2-5, one DNA window encodes the following:
- a CDS encoding HNH endonuclease, with protein sequence MPAANEHSHDGSGGESSSASSGARFGSPARCHETVDPVTREALLEQDRWRCQVCGRRGPGAGGLATLHAHHIDRDPKEIDVHAIENLTTLCRPCHRWLHDRPTVTDAPVELSDGDLSVLLPQDFEILRVLDRGGPARTGEIAAALTADLTVSAVRERLWVLMGLDHKVQGREAPLVDKDVQTGQWGFPGDIETSARGHIPSDPGVLLQRMEDEQVRRALARGCDRQAVMDVLGVSRRSTFYKEKRAQAYDFPLDAFNRGGRPPTKTTTQPGAGAGSDGQQGLDDATPDVEGELGRVETWGSSS encoded by the coding sequence ATGCCAGCAGCGAACGAACACAGTCACGACGGTAGTGGTGGTGAATCGAGTAGTGCGAGTAGTGGGGCGCGGTTTGGGTCGCCGGCGCGGTGTCATGAGACAGTGGATCCGGTGACACGGGAGGCGTTGCTAGAGCAGGATCGGTGGCGGTGTCAGGTGTGTGGGCGGCGTGGCCCGGGTGCGGGTGGGTTGGCGACGCTACACGCCCACCACATCGACCGTGATCCCAAGGAGATTGATGTGCACGCGATCGAGAATTTGACGACGTTGTGTCGGCCGTGTCACCGGTGGCTGCACGACCGCCCGACCGTTACGGATGCGCCGGTTGAGTTGAGTGATGGGGATCTCAGCGTGTTGTTGCCGCAGGATTTTGAGATTCTGCGGGTGCTCGATCGTGGCGGGCCGGCGCGGACGGGTGAGATCGCGGCTGCGCTCACCGCGGATTTGACGGTGAGCGCGGTCCGCGAACGCCTGTGGGTGCTCATGGGCCTCGACCACAAGGTCCAGGGCCGGGAGGCGCCGCTCGTTGACAAAGACGTGCAGACCGGACAGTGGGGGTTCCCGGGGGACATCGAGACGTCGGCGCGTGGCCACATTCCTAGCGATCCGGGGGTGTTGTTGCAGCGCATGGAGGACGAGCAGGTGCGGCGGGCGCTTGCGCGTGGGTGTGATCGGCAGGCCGTTATGGACGTTCTCGGCGTGTCGCGTCGTTCGACGTTCTACAAGGAGAAGCGCGCGCAGGCGTACGATTTCCCACTCGACGCATTCAACCGTGGCGGCCGACCGCCAACCAAGACCACTACTCAGCCTGGGGCAGGCGCTGGCAGTGACGGCCAGCAAGGACTTGATGATGCTACGCCTGACGTTGAGGGTGAGCTCGGGCGTGTAGAAACCTGGGGGTCTAGTTCGTAA
- a CDS encoding MBL fold metallo-hydrolase, whose product MEVVLLGTGSPVPLLDRAGTSTMLNVDGERLLVDCGPRTVYRLLEHEVNPGAVEHLLFTHQHMDHNASFFHFAIAGWSVGGRDELTVYGPENTSRLLEALEHVYEEDIEYRQQVGYSGEGIDDIEFVCATPSFEVTIGDVRVSACPVEHSIETYAYRFDDTQTGASVVISADTKQVQRLADFATGADILIHEACIAPVDNSVSEEDVMWSEFAEPMNEGKRDRLAAVHASASEAGEIASSAGVETLVLNHLLPYRDIGTVRRQAESTFDGRVVVAEDGDTVTP is encoded by the coding sequence ATGGAGGTTGTACTCCTCGGGACCGGGAGCCCGGTGCCACTTCTCGATAGAGCAGGGACTAGCACGATGCTGAACGTCGACGGAGAACGGTTGTTGGTCGACTGCGGTCCGAGGACAGTGTACCGGCTACTGGAACACGAGGTGAATCCGGGAGCTGTCGAACACCTGCTGTTCACACACCAGCACATGGACCACAACGCTTCGTTCTTTCATTTTGCCATCGCTGGCTGGTCGGTGGGCGGCCGCGACGAGCTGACGGTCTACGGCCCCGAAAACACTAGTCGATTGCTCGAAGCTCTCGAACACGTCTACGAGGAAGACATCGAGTACCGGCAGCAGGTCGGCTACTCTGGTGAAGGTATTGATGACATCGAGTTCGTGTGTGCAACGCCTTCGTTCGAGGTGACAATCGGCGACGTGCGGGTATCCGCGTGTCCCGTCGAACATTCCATTGAAACCTATGCGTACCGATTCGACGATACGCAAACCGGTGCTTCAGTGGTAATCTCTGCGGACACGAAGCAGGTCCAACGACTCGCAGACTTCGCGACTGGTGCAGACATCCTCATACACGAGGCCTGCATTGCGCCGGTGGACAACTCGGTATCCGAGGAGGACGTCATGTGGTCGGAGTTCGCGGAGCCTATGAACGAAGGGAAACGTGACCGCCTCGCTGCAGTGCACGCAAGTGCAAGCGAAGCCGGCGAGATTGCGTCCAGTGCAGGTGTCGAAACACTTGTCCTCAACCACTTGCTTCCGTACCGTGACATCGGAACAGTTCGGAGACAGGCAGAATCGACGTTTGACGGCCGTGTCGTGGTTGCCGAGGACGGCGATACCGTAACTCCGTAA
- a CDS encoding ABC transporter ATP-binding protein: protein MTEIVLEDVSKGYAQRDDSYLDVLDDLSFQTSSNDFVCVIGPSGCGKSTMMNLIAGLEDPSEGKVRVGDDTGTANIGFVFQEPRLLDWRTVRENLELALQGKGVPKSEWDERVDRYLDLVELVGFEDEYPRSLSGGMKQRVAIARAMAIDPDVILMDEPFSNLDEITARQLRSDLVEIWQTEPKTIVFVTHNALEAAYLGSRVLALSQRPASLVADREVTIERPRDLSDPELVSLSEELVDALEVGW, encoded by the coding sequence ATGACCGAAATCGTTCTGGAGGACGTATCTAAGGGATACGCCCAACGCGACGACAGCTACCTCGACGTCCTCGACGACCTCTCCTTTCAGACGTCGTCGAACGACTTCGTCTGCGTCATCGGGCCTTCTGGTTGTGGAAAATCCACGATGATGAACCTCATCGCCGGGCTCGAAGACCCCTCAGAGGGTAAAGTCCGAGTCGGTGACGACACCGGTACGGCGAATATTGGGTTCGTGTTCCAAGAACCGCGGCTGCTCGACTGGCGCACCGTGCGCGAGAACCTAGAGCTCGCACTTCAGGGGAAGGGCGTGCCGAAGTCGGAGTGGGACGAACGCGTGGATCGATACCTGGACCTCGTCGAACTTGTCGGATTTGAAGACGAGTATCCGCGGTCGCTGTCGGGGGGTATGAAACAGCGAGTCGCTATCGCACGCGCGATGGCAATCGACCCGGACGTCATCCTGATGGATGAGCCGTTCAGCAATCTCGACGAGATTACAGCCCGTCAGTTGCGGTCCGACCTGGTCGAAATCTGGCAGACGGAGCCGAAGACGATCGTCTTCGTCACGCATAACGCCCTTGAAGCTGCCTACCTCGGAAGTCGCGTCCTGGCGCTCTCCCAGCGACCAGCGAGTTTGGTTGCGGACCGTGAGGTGACGATTGAGCGACCGCGCGACCTCTCGGACCCGGAACTCGTGTCGCTGTCCGAAGAGCTAGTCGACGCTTTGGAGGTCGGCTGGTAG
- a CDS encoding ABC transporter permease, with amino-acid sequence MGDLFHRFDRFAYYLFSILVFLVMWEVGAALFGRNLLPGIAPVAVEMVAIIETGEFFVHLADTLQRVAVGFSIAYGVSIPLGIAMGLDRRVEYLFDIPVLIGISVPGLAVAILAIIWFGLSELTAYVSVFLLATPMIVFNFWQGTKSIDADLLQMGRVFEMSKINRARHIILPSLLPHLLAAARFGLALSWKIIVIVELLGLTSGIGYQINNAFQLYSITGVIAWTLNFTIVMMLIEFGILKTIERRATAWRGDSDVQGGGKRE; translated from the coding sequence TTGGGCGACCTCTTCCACCGCTTTGACCGGTTCGCGTACTACCTATTCTCGATCCTGGTGTTCCTCGTCATGTGGGAGGTCGGGGCAGCACTCTTCGGCCGCAACCTCCTGCCGGGTATCGCGCCAGTTGCTGTCGAAATGGTTGCTATCATTGAGACTGGCGAATTCTTCGTTCACCTCGCGGATACTCTGCAGCGGGTTGCGGTTGGATTCAGTATCGCCTACGGGGTCAGCATCCCACTCGGTATCGCAATGGGACTCGACCGTCGAGTCGAGTATCTCTTCGATATTCCAGTGTTGATCGGGATTTCAGTCCCGGGGTTGGCCGTAGCAATCCTCGCCATCATCTGGTTCGGGCTCTCCGAGTTGACTGCGTACGTCTCAGTGTTCCTGCTCGCGACGCCGATGATTGTCTTCAATTTCTGGCAGGGCACGAAATCCATCGACGCGGACTTGCTCCAGATGGGACGAGTGTTTGAGATGTCGAAGATAAACCGCGCACGTCATATCATCCTGCCGTCGCTGCTACCACACCTGCTGGCTGCCGCACGGTTCGGGCTTGCGCTGTCGTGGAAAATCATCGTCATCGTTGAACTACTCGGTCTGACGTCCGGAATCGGGTATCAGATAAACAACGCGTTTCAGCTGTACTCGATTACAGGTGTCATCGCCTGGACACTGAACTTCACCATTGTCATGATGCTCATCGAATTCGGGATTCTGAAAACTATCGAACGCCGGGCAACGGCCTGGCGCGGTGATTCGGACGTACAAGGAGGGGGGAAACGCGAATGA
- a CDS encoding ABC transporter substrate-binding protein: MSQGDTTGRRRFLQACGGIAAVGVTGLAGCTGNSNSGSDETTTAGTQSGDGTQQTQQTEQPLSTVVHGAVEGGTTGVLVEVMKEQGYDNEYGINVQPEFFTSPPQVQQQIVLSQDIPTGFMGSIVATRLNASGHNPKLVGPYMLYHMYVLTRSDSDINEPADLAGSRVSWASRQADAWLKFNVILEMDTGVQPDELEFVQTAPPASIDLLRQGELDAILLNEPLVTKALAENDFEVVFNPRQVWEESENLPLTTVDLAWDGNWSADNQESAVALAQASRDTQAYIEGNIESTIDTYTDAFGLENEAQISLAKERLTQIYPSEWDEQGFLDAGYNMAQRANEIGLIEEEPSEDIFSWVL, translated from the coding sequence ATGTCACAAGGTGACACGACAGGCCGAAGACGATTCCTCCAGGCGTGTGGCGGCATCGCTGCGGTTGGCGTAACTGGTCTGGCCGGTTGTACAGGCAACAGCAACAGCGGTAGCGACGAGACGACAACTGCAGGCACCCAGTCCGGTGACGGAACACAACAGACACAGCAGACAGAGCAACCCCTCTCGACGGTCGTTCACGGCGCCGTGGAAGGCGGAACGACGGGCGTACTGGTTGAGGTGATGAAAGAACAGGGCTATGACAATGAGTACGGCATCAACGTCCAGCCGGAGTTCTTCACGAGTCCGCCACAAGTTCAACAACAGATCGTCCTCAGCCAGGACATCCCCACTGGGTTCATGGGTTCGATCGTCGCAACCCGGCTCAATGCCAGCGGACATAATCCAAAGCTCGTCGGTCCCTACATGCTCTACCACATGTACGTGCTCACACGCTCGGACAGCGACATCAACGAGCCCGCTGATCTTGCCGGGAGCAGAGTCAGCTGGGCGAGCCGTCAGGCCGACGCTTGGCTGAAGTTCAACGTGATTCTCGAGATGGATACAGGCGTCCAGCCGGACGAACTCGAGTTCGTGCAGACTGCTCCACCCGCGAGTATCGACCTGCTCAGGCAGGGTGAACTCGACGCGATTCTGCTGAACGAACCCCTCGTCACGAAAGCCCTTGCTGAGAACGATTTCGAAGTCGTGTTCAATCCACGGCAGGTCTGGGAGGAGAGTGAAAACCTCCCACTTACGACCGTCGACCTAGCGTGGGACGGCAACTGGAGTGCGGACAATCAAGAGTCTGCCGTTGCGCTCGCTCAGGCATCCAGAGATACGCAGGCGTACATCGAGGGCAACATCGAATCAACCATTGACACGTACACGGATGCATTCGGCTTGGAGAATGAGGCGCAGATCTCGCTCGCAAAGGAACGGTTAACGCAGATCTACCCATCCGAGTGGGACGAACAGGGATTCCTCGATGCAGGGTACAACATGGCACAGCGTGCAAATGAGATAGGACTCATCGAGGAAGAACCGTCAGAGGACATCTTCAGTTGGGTTCTCTAA
- a CDS encoding IclR family transcriptional regulator, which yields MGSDGAGSGPVRATLKSFDILASVREEGPATVTELADRLEYSKSTIHRHVMTLTEEGYLAEGDEGYRIGLLYLDYGIHTRNENELYRVADSKLDEIAAELDEKVWCVTEEDDYGVFLSSSSGKHAVKTYTRVGYRIPLHAFAGGKAILAFMDENRVEAMIERRGLSPFTDDTITSRAELFEQLEQVRERGVAFNYEEGIEGIHAVAAPVLDRNDRPRGSISVAGPANRIKGTYMTEEIPELLLGFVNELEVRLAYE from the coding sequence ATGGGAAGTGATGGTGCTGGTTCGGGGCCAGTTCGGGCTACGTTGAAGTCGTTCGACATCCTGGCCAGTGTGCGAGAAGAAGGTCCCGCCACGGTGACCGAGCTCGCAGACCGTCTAGAGTACTCAAAGAGCACCATCCACCGGCACGTGATGACGTTGACGGAAGAGGGGTACTTGGCGGAGGGTGACGAAGGGTACCGGATCGGGTTGTTGTACCTAGATTACGGCATCCATACGCGGAACGAGAACGAGCTCTACCGAGTCGCGGATTCGAAACTTGATGAGATTGCAGCTGAACTCGATGAGAAAGTCTGGTGTGTCACCGAGGAGGATGACTACGGGGTGTTCCTTTCGAGTTCGTCGGGGAAGCACGCTGTCAAGACATACACTCGAGTCGGCTATCGGATTCCGCTGCATGCGTTCGCGGGTGGGAAAGCAATTCTTGCGTTCATGGATGAGAATCGCGTCGAAGCAATGATTGAACGACGCGGATTGTCGCCGTTCACAGATGACACGATCACATCACGTGCCGAATTGTTCGAACAGCTCGAACAAGTGCGCGAGCGAGGGGTGGCATTCAATTACGAGGAAGGAATTGAAGGGATTCATGCGGTTGCTGCACCCGTGTTGGACCGCAACGACCGACCTCGAGGTTCAATTAGTGTGGCTGGACCTGCGAACCGCATCAAAGGAACATACATGACTGAGGAAATCCCCGAGTTGTTACTTGGGTTCGTCAATGAATTAGAGGTAAGACTGGCATATGAGTAG
- a CDS encoding phosphatase PAP2 family protein, whose amino-acid sequence MGLVSQTMEYYPYVVHPITVLGVGIVLLVHHEWARQGLERSMLWRRIGAFLGVGVLSLVPTVAYFLVVGSGVVAATQGKSAVMDGLVASGLLIAAALTWAVWRHFDWGPLVPGAMQALAVVTVPYALVSPFWDISGHVIISLMPALYLTLVNRRFWPLLVFPIIMVPNRIYLDAHTWEQSIAGFLVAALVVGGVYWVQASGSLQPELGTTTT is encoded by the coding sequence ATGGGACTGGTTTCGCAGACGATGGAGTACTACCCGTACGTCGTCCATCCGATTACCGTCCTCGGAGTCGGCATCGTCCTGCTCGTCCACCACGAGTGGGCCAGGCAGGGCCTCGAGCGGTCGATGCTCTGGCGTCGTATCGGTGCGTTCCTCGGAGTCGGAGTGCTCTCGCTCGTGCCGACCGTCGCGTACTTTCTCGTCGTCGGCAGTGGCGTTGTAGCGGCGACACAGGGAAAGAGCGCCGTCATGGACGGGCTCGTCGCCAGCGGCCTCCTGATTGCTGCTGCACTGACGTGGGCCGTGTGGCGGCATTTCGACTGGGGGCCGCTCGTGCCGGGTGCGATGCAGGCGCTCGCCGTAGTGACCGTCCCCTACGCCCTCGTCTCTCCGTTCTGGGACATCTCGGGCCACGTCATCATCTCGCTGATGCCCGCGCTCTATCTCACTCTCGTCAACCGACGGTTCTGGCCGCTCCTCGTCTTCCCTATCATCATGGTCCCGAACCGAATCTACCTGGACGCACACACGTGGGAACAGTCCATCGCCGGGTTCCTCGTCGCGGCACTCGTCGTCGGGGGCGTCTACTGGGTGCAGGCCTCCGGGTCACTGCAACCGGAACTGGGCACAACGACCACCTGA